The Anguilla anguilla isolate fAngAng1 chromosome 4, fAngAng1.pri, whole genome shotgun sequence genome has a window encoding:
- the lsm7 gene encoding U6 snRNA-associated Sm-like protein LSm7 isoform X4, protein MADKEKKKKESIFDLSKYIDKTIRVKFQGGREASGVLKGFDPLLNLVLDGTIEYMRDPDDQYKLTEDTRQLGLVVCRGTSVVLICPQDGMEAIPNPFVQQQEGEIVVVTGGHFLDEVVWYSVDWVRVFQSARGNWVDGPSMQKSRHNHCSVGLGYELFVLGGSMDEGPIADVERLMLGAESWVNVSPMVRAVERAAVVAMGSCIYIACGLDENGEVYSGIQRYQVQTDQWDVVSYSPLPRYDLLATKLNGALYLFGGQALRLDVTTDEWTVIEEVCLEKKFFTGCSTANGQVYLVGERKGNKTLPNMVLLDPYTDTCIEMDNSIPCPLPVRGCVTIRVTS, encoded by the exons ATGGCG gacaaagaaaaaaagaagaaggagagtATATTCGACCTCTCAAAATACATCGATAAGACCATCCGAGTGAAATTTCAGGGAGGACGAGAAG CAAGCGGAGTCCTTAAAGGCTTTGATCCTCTATTGAACTTGGTGTTGGATGGCACGATAGAGTATATGCGAG ACCCAGATGATCAGTATAAACTGACGGAGGACACGCGACAACTGGGCCTGGTGGTGTGTCGAGGGACGTCCGTGGTGCTTATCTGTCCGCAGGACGGCATGGAGGCCATTCCGAATCCCTTTGTCCAGCAACAGGAGG GGGAAATTGTGGTTGTGACGGGGGGTCACTTCCTCGATGAGGTGGTGTGGTACAGCGTGGACTGGGTGCGAGTGTTCCAGTCCGCGCGAGGTAACTGGGTGGACGGACCCTCCATGCAGAAGTCCCGGCACAACCACTGCTCCGTGGGGCTCGGGTACGAGCTGTTTGTCCTGGGTGGCAGCATGGATGAGGGGCCCATAGCAGACGTGGAGAGGTTGATGCTGGGAGCAGAGAGCTGGGTGAACGTCAGCCCCATGGTGCGGGCAGTGGAGAGAGCGGCTGTGGTCGCCATGGGCTCCTGCATCTACATAGCCTGTGGCTTGGATGAAAATGGAGAGGTCTACAGTGGCATCCAAAGGTACCAGGTGCAGACGGACCAATGGGATGTAGTCTCCTACTCCCCACTCCCACG GTATGACCTCCTTGCCACCAAACTGAACGGCGCGCTATACCTGTTTGGAGGTCAGGCCCTGCGACTAGACGTGACAACGGATGAGTGGACAGTTATAGAGGAAGTGTGTCTGGAGAAGAAATTCTTCACAGGCTGCAGCACTGCCAATGGCCAAGTATACCTGGTGGGGGAGCGTAAAGGTAACAAGACCCTCCCCAACATGGTGCTCCTGGACCCTTATACTGACACCTGTATAGAAATGGACAACAGCATCCCGTGTCCTCTACCAGTCCGTGGCTGTGTCACCATCAGGGTTACTTCCTGA
- the lsm7 gene encoding U6 snRNA-associated Sm-like protein LSm7 isoform X3 — protein MHASVVSLKTAVPWWLEINDKEKKKKESIFDLSKYIDKTIRVKFQGGREASGVLKGFDPLLNLVLDGTIEYMRDPDDQYKLTEDTRQLGLVVCRGTSVVLICPQDGMEAIPNPFVQQQEGEIVVVTGGHFLDEVVWYSVDWVRVFQSARGNWVDGPSMQKSRHNHCSVGLGYELFVLGGSMDEGPIADVERLMLGAESWVNVSPMVRAVERAAVVAMGSCIYIACGLDENGEVYSGIQRYQVQTDQWDVVSYSPLPRYDLLATKLNGALYLFGGQALRLDVTTDEWTVIEEVCLEKKFFTGCSTANGQVYLVGERKGNKTLPNMVLLDPYTDTCIEMDNSIPCPLPVRGCVTIRVTS, from the exons ATGCATGCTTCTGTTGTTAGTTTAAAAACAGCCGTGCCCTGGTGGCTAGAAATTAAC gacaaagaaaaaaagaagaaggagagtATATTCGACCTCTCAAAATACATCGATAAGACCATCCGAGTGAAATTTCAGGGAGGACGAGAAG CAAGCGGAGTCCTTAAAGGCTTTGATCCTCTATTGAACTTGGTGTTGGATGGCACGATAGAGTATATGCGAG ACCCAGATGATCAGTATAAACTGACGGAGGACACGCGACAACTGGGCCTGGTGGTGTGTCGAGGGACGTCCGTGGTGCTTATCTGTCCGCAGGACGGCATGGAGGCCATTCCGAATCCCTTTGTCCAGCAACAGGAGG GGGAAATTGTGGTTGTGACGGGGGGTCACTTCCTCGATGAGGTGGTGTGGTACAGCGTGGACTGGGTGCGAGTGTTCCAGTCCGCGCGAGGTAACTGGGTGGACGGACCCTCCATGCAGAAGTCCCGGCACAACCACTGCTCCGTGGGGCTCGGGTACGAGCTGTTTGTCCTGGGTGGCAGCATGGATGAGGGGCCCATAGCAGACGTGGAGAGGTTGATGCTGGGAGCAGAGAGCTGGGTGAACGTCAGCCCCATGGTGCGGGCAGTGGAGAGAGCGGCTGTGGTCGCCATGGGCTCCTGCATCTACATAGCCTGTGGCTTGGATGAAAATGGAGAGGTCTACAGTGGCATCCAAAGGTACCAGGTGCAGACGGACCAATGGGATGTAGTCTCCTACTCCCCACTCCCACG GTATGACCTCCTTGCCACCAAACTGAACGGCGCGCTATACCTGTTTGGAGGTCAGGCCCTGCGACTAGACGTGACAACGGATGAGTGGACAGTTATAGAGGAAGTGTGTCTGGAGAAGAAATTCTTCACAGGCTGCAGCACTGCCAATGGCCAAGTATACCTGGTGGGGGAGCGTAAAGGTAACAAGACCCTCCCCAACATGGTGCTCCTGGACCCTTATACTGACACCTGTATAGAAATGGACAACAGCATCCCGTGTCCTCTACCAGTCCGTGGCTGTGTCACCATCAGGGTTACTTCCTGA
- the lsm7 gene encoding U6 snRNA-associated Sm-like protein LSm7 isoform X2 yields the protein MHASVVSLKTAVPWWLEINVNILFIILILTDKEKKKKESIFDLSKYIDKTIRVKFQGGREASGVLKGFDPLLNLVLDGTIEYMRDPDDQYKLTEDTRQLGLVVCRGTSVVLICPQDGMEAIPNPFVQQQEGEIVVVTGGHFLDEVVWYSVDWVRVFQSARGNWVDGPSMQKSRHNHCSVGLGYELFVLGGSMDEGPIADVERLMLGAESWVNVSPMVRAVERAAVVAMGSCIYIACGLDENGEVYSGIQRYQVQTDQWDVVSYSPLPRYDLLATKLNGALYLFGGQALRLDVTTDEWTVIEEVCLEKKFFTGCSTANGQVYLVGERKGNKTLPNMVLLDPYTDTCIEMDNSIPCPLPVRGCVTIRVTS from the exons ATGCATGCTTCTGTTGTTAGTTTAAAAACAGCCGTGCCCTGGTGGCTAGAAATTAACGTAAATATTCTGTTTATAATCCTGATTTTAACT gacaaagaaaaaaagaagaaggagagtATATTCGACCTCTCAAAATACATCGATAAGACCATCCGAGTGAAATTTCAGGGAGGACGAGAAG CAAGCGGAGTCCTTAAAGGCTTTGATCCTCTATTGAACTTGGTGTTGGATGGCACGATAGAGTATATGCGAG ACCCAGATGATCAGTATAAACTGACGGAGGACACGCGACAACTGGGCCTGGTGGTGTGTCGAGGGACGTCCGTGGTGCTTATCTGTCCGCAGGACGGCATGGAGGCCATTCCGAATCCCTTTGTCCAGCAACAGGAGG GGGAAATTGTGGTTGTGACGGGGGGTCACTTCCTCGATGAGGTGGTGTGGTACAGCGTGGACTGGGTGCGAGTGTTCCAGTCCGCGCGAGGTAACTGGGTGGACGGACCCTCCATGCAGAAGTCCCGGCACAACCACTGCTCCGTGGGGCTCGGGTACGAGCTGTTTGTCCTGGGTGGCAGCATGGATGAGGGGCCCATAGCAGACGTGGAGAGGTTGATGCTGGGAGCAGAGAGCTGGGTGAACGTCAGCCCCATGGTGCGGGCAGTGGAGAGAGCGGCTGTGGTCGCCATGGGCTCCTGCATCTACATAGCCTGTGGCTTGGATGAAAATGGAGAGGTCTACAGTGGCATCCAAAGGTACCAGGTGCAGACGGACCAATGGGATGTAGTCTCCTACTCCCCACTCCCACG GTATGACCTCCTTGCCACCAAACTGAACGGCGCGCTATACCTGTTTGGAGGTCAGGCCCTGCGACTAGACGTGACAACGGATGAGTGGACAGTTATAGAGGAAGTGTGTCTGGAGAAGAAATTCTTCACAGGCTGCAGCACTGCCAATGGCCAAGTATACCTGGTGGGGGAGCGTAAAGGTAACAAGACCCTCCCCAACATGGTGCTCCTGGACCCTTATACTGACACCTGTATAGAAATGGACAACAGCATCCCGTGTCCTCTACCAGTCCGTGGCTGTGTCACCATCAGGGTTACTTCCTGA
- the lsm7 gene encoding U6 snRNA-associated Sm-like protein LSm7 isoform X5 produces MHASVVSLKTAVPWWLEINVNILFIILILTDKEKKKKESIFDLSKYIDKTIRVKFQGGREASGVLKGFDPLLNLVLDGTIEYMRDPDDQYKLTEDTRQLGLVVCRGTSVVLICPQDGMEAIPNPFVQQQEGMTSLPPN; encoded by the exons ATGCATGCTTCTGTTGTTAGTTTAAAAACAGCCGTGCCCTGGTGGCTAGAAATTAACGTAAATATTCTGTTTATAATCCTGATTTTAACT gacaaagaaaaaaagaagaaggagagtATATTCGACCTCTCAAAATACATCGATAAGACCATCCGAGTGAAATTTCAGGGAGGACGAGAAG CAAGCGGAGTCCTTAAAGGCTTTGATCCTCTATTGAACTTGGTGTTGGATGGCACGATAGAGTATATGCGAG ACCCAGATGATCAGTATAAACTGACGGAGGACACGCGACAACTGGGCCTGGTGGTGTGTCGAGGGACGTCCGTGGTGCTTATCTGTCCGCAGGACGGCATGGAGGCCATTCCGAATCCCTTTGTCCAGCAACAGGAGG GTATGACCTCCTTGCCACCAAACTGA
- the lsm7 gene encoding U6 snRNA-associated Sm-like protein LSm7 isoform X1, whose translation MFIKSKLASLLVTVKEAPGDINTSKQRLVLVRGREKGVETVAMACKKSEQEVCDLNTTTSSKLHAGDLDSAHEYPCVTSEELEREMVPDVVLQVDTESFLVNRQRLAGLSPYFRALFYGGGLESTKSHIEIKGVRLEQFRTLMEYARSSILALDRENVLAILETADYLQLEKARLLCCKFLERELHLSNCLGMMAYAWQLGCLELYAVALEVALTHLPALACEEDFMYLSKENVADLLSSNDLFLPREDFAFEVALRWAAFDPSREDDFRELAGLVRPEFLSLSYISELLTSVKGSDPRAKLICKLDSNPPASWAEPRSVPRLRAQESLYMLGGPHDHDEQMLYQFHPHCGLWKSCAPLKRKHLTHYAVAAVGEIVVVTGGHFLDEVVWYSVDWVRVFQSARGNWVDGPSMQKSRHNHCSVGLGYELFVLGGSMDEGPIADVERLMLGAESWVNVSPMVRAVERAAVVAMGSCIYIACGLDENGEVYSGIQRYQVQTDQWDVVSYSPLPRYDLLATKLNGALYLFGGQALRLDVTTDEWTVIEEVCLEKKFFTGCSTANGQVYLVGERKGNKTLPNMVLLDPYTDTCIEMDNSIPCPLPVRGCVTIRVTS comes from the exons ATGTTTATAAAATCCAAGTTGGCTTCCCTGTTAGTGACCGTGAAAGAGGCGCCAGGGGATATAAATACCTCCAAGCAGAGGCTTGTTTTAGTCAGAGGTAGGGAGAAGGGGGTGGAGACAGTAGCTATGGCCTGCAAAAAGTCAGAGCAGGAGGTCTGTGATCTGAACACCACAACGTCCTCCAAGTTGCATGCTGGGGACTTGGACTCTGCCCACGAATACCCCTGCGTGACCTCTGAGGAGCTAGAGAGGGAGATGGTGCCAGACGTGGTCCTTCAGGTTGACACGGAGAGTTTCCTGGTGAACCGACAGAGGCTAGCAGGCTTGAGCCCTTACTTCCGGGCCCTGTTTTACGGGGGAGGCCTAGAGAGCACAAAGAGCCACATTGAGATCAAAGGGGTTCGCTTGGAGCAATTCCGCACCCTGATGGAATACGCACGCAGCTCCATTTTGGCCTTGGACAGGGAGAACGTGCTGGCTATTCTGGAAACGGCGGACTACCTTCAGCTGGAGAAGGCAAGGTTGCTGTGCTGCAAGTTCCTGGAGAGGGAGCTGCACCTGAGCAACTGTCTGGGCATGATGGCCTACGCCTGGCAGCTGGGCTGCCTGGAACTGTATGCGGTGGCGCTGGAGGTGGCTCTCACCCACCTGCCTGCTCTGGCGTGCGAGGAGGACTTCATGTACCTGTCCAAGGAGAATGTGGCCGACCTCCTCTCAAGCAATGACCTGTTCCTGCCGCGGGAGGACTTTGCATTCGAGGTTGCCCTGCGCTGGGCGGCTTTCGACCCCAGCCGCGAGGATGACTTCCGGGAGCTGGCTGGGCTGGTGAGGCCTGAGTTCCTCAGTCTGTCTTACATCAGCGAACTGCTGACCAGTGTCAAGGGCTCTGACCCCCGTGCCAAGCTCATCTGCAAACTGGACTCCAACCCTCCGGCCAGCTGGGCTGAACCACGATCCGTGCCTCGACTCAGGGCCCAGGAGTCTCTCTACATGCTTGGTGGGCCCCATGACCATGACGAGCAGATGCTGTACCAGTTCCATCCCCATTGTGGGCTGTGGAAGTCCTGTGCACCCCTCAAAAGGAAACATCTCACACACTATGCTGTGGCAGCAGTAG GGGAAATTGTGGTTGTGACGGGGGGTCACTTCCTCGATGAGGTGGTGTGGTACAGCGTGGACTGGGTGCGAGTGTTCCAGTCCGCGCGAGGTAACTGGGTGGACGGACCCTCCATGCAGAAGTCCCGGCACAACCACTGCTCCGTGGGGCTCGGGTACGAGCTGTTTGTCCTGGGTGGCAGCATGGATGAGGGGCCCATAGCAGACGTGGAGAGGTTGATGCTGGGAGCAGAGAGCTGGGTGAACGTCAGCCCCATGGTGCGGGCAGTGGAGAGAGCGGCTGTGGTCGCCATGGGCTCCTGCATCTACATAGCCTGTGGCTTGGATGAAAATGGAGAGGTCTACAGTGGCATCCAAAGGTACCAGGTGCAGACGGACCAATGGGATGTAGTCTCCTACTCCCCACTCCCACG GTATGACCTCCTTGCCACCAAACTGAACGGCGCGCTATACCTGTTTGGAGGTCAGGCCCTGCGACTAGACGTGACAACGGATGAGTGGACAGTTATAGAGGAAGTGTGTCTGGAGAAGAAATTCTTCACAGGCTGCAGCACTGCCAATGGCCAAGTATACCTGGTGGGGGAGCGTAAAGGTAACAAGACCCTCCCCAACATGGTGCTCCTGGACCCTTATACTGACACCTGTATAGAAATGGACAACAGCATCCCGTGTCCTCTACCAGTCCGTGGCTGTGTCACCATCAGGGTTACTTCCTGA